The sequence AGATCGGTGGCCGCGACAGGCGTCATCTGGTCGATGCCCATCAGGCCCTCCTGGTCCCAACGAGTTGCGCCCCGTTCCTTGCACGAAAGGGGCTCAGCGCTCGCACCAACGCCTCCGGCACGCGGGCCGGCTGGGTCCGATTGTTCGGTCCCCGCATGCAGGCCACCCGCTGCCGACCCCGCGCGACCAGCGTGCTCTCGCCACCCGCGGCTAGCCGGACGTAGTTGAAGCTGAACTCCAGCTGTGTCTGGGCGAGGTCGACCAGCTGCATCCGGATGGACAACTCGTCAAAGGCCGTGATCTCAGCGAAGAACTCACAGTCGACCTTCAGGGTGAACAGCTTCAGGTCGTCGCGAACCTCGACGAGTACCTCCGGGGCACGCTCGTGGAGGAACATCTCCCGGCACCGGCCCTGCCAACGGAGGTAGTTGACGTAGTAAACATTGCCCACAAGGTTGGTCTCCTCGAACCCGACCGTATGCCGGTACTCGAAGTAGTCCTCCATCTGCGTTACCCGTCCTTCCCAGTCAGCACCGCGAAGACCACCGGTGCGGCCTGATCACGCAAGATCGCCGGCGTGGTGGCGATGCGCAGGTCTCCGGAGGCGAGCAGCACCAGTCCGTCGCCAGCGGAGAGCAGCGCCAGCGGCGAACGCTGCGGCAGCCCCGCCTTCTGGAGGCACTCGGCCGCCGTCCAGACCCGAGTCGCCGCGACCGCCAACTCCTCACCGGCTTCCTCAGCGATCACGTCGGCCAGGCTTCGGTTCGGGCCGAGCAGCCCATCCCACTCGGAGCCCGGTCGGACCGCCACCGCCTCCACGTCGCAGCCGAGTGGACCCGGGCCGGCCACACAGAACGTGAGTCCGGAACCGTGTGCCGCGGACACCTGCCGGTCCTCGTCGACCTCGGGACGCCCGTCGGGCCGGTACCGCACATCAACTGCTCGGCCGAGAGCCCGACCGGCGGCACGGGCGGTGCGGCCCCGTCCGGCTACCCCAGCGCCCCCATCACCAGGAGCGTCGGGCTCGACCGCCATCGCGACCGCAACGCCCAGGAGATCACCGAACTCCCGCTCCAGGTA comes from Salinispora tropica CNB-440 and encodes:
- a CDS encoding acyl-CoA thioesterase; the encoded protein is MEDYFEYRHTVGFEETNLVGNVYYVNYLRWQGRCREMFLHERAPEVLVEVRDDLKLFTLKVDCEFFAEITAFDELSIRMQLVDLAQTQLEFSFNYVRLAAGGESTLVARGRQRVACMRGPNNRTQPARVPEALVRALSPFRARNGAQLVGTRRA